The following coding sequences lie in one Pseudomonadota bacterium genomic window:
- the hisD gene encoding histidinol dehydrogenase — translation MTTTLLRTLTPEQLPALGRDAVDAATRAAAARIVDDVRQRGLPALREHAERLGDLRPDEALVIPRAALEAALHGLAPAARGLLERTAARIRAFAEQQRACLLPLTTALPGGAAGHHVTPLASAGCYAPGGRFPLPSSVLMTAVTARSAGVASVWVASPRPATVTLAAAAVAGADALLAAGGAQAIAALAYGAGPVPACEAVVGPGNRWVTAAKELIAGRVAIDMLAGPSELVVLADATGDPALIAADLLAQAEHDDDALPVLVTTEAALIDAVRGELEAQLATLPTAPTARVALAHGFAVLVDDLSAGVAVCDRLAPEHLQLHLEDAPAVAGRLRHYGALFIGTRAAEVLGDYGAGPNHVLPTGGTARTTGGLSVLTFLRTRTWLRLDDEGGDAVVADAVALARLEGLEAHARAAERRLHDDRAQR, via the coding sequence ATGACCACCACGCTGCTGCGTACCCTCACGCCCGAGCAGCTGCCGGCGCTCGGGCGCGACGCCGTCGACGCTGCCACCCGCGCCGCCGCAGCCCGCATCGTCGACGATGTACGCCAGCGCGGGCTGCCGGCGCTGCGCGAGCACGCCGAACGCCTCGGTGACCTGCGCCCTGACGAAGCGCTGGTGATCCCGCGGGCCGCGCTGGAGGCGGCGCTTCACGGCCTCGCGCCGGCCGCGCGTGGGCTGCTCGAACGCACCGCCGCGCGCATCCGCGCCTTCGCCGAGCAGCAGCGCGCTTGCCTGCTACCGCTGACGACCGCGCTGCCGGGGGGCGCGGCCGGGCATCACGTCACGCCCCTCGCTAGCGCCGGCTGCTACGCGCCGGGGGGCCGCTTTCCGCTGCCGTCGTCAGTGCTGATGACAGCCGTGACCGCACGCAGCGCCGGCGTCGCATCGGTTTGGGTCGCCTCCCCGCGGCCAGCCACCGTGACGCTCGCCGCCGCGGCCGTCGCCGGCGCCGATGCGCTACTGGCGGCGGGCGGTGCGCAGGCGATCGCCGCGCTGGCCTACGGGGCCGGCCCAGTGCCGGCCTGTGAGGCCGTCGTCGGCCCAGGCAATCGCTGGGTCACGGCAGCCAAGGAGCTGATCGCCGGACGGGTGGCGATCGACATGCTCGCCGGTCCGTCGGAGCTGGTGGTGTTGGCCGACGCGACGGGGGATCCGGCGCTGATCGCGGCGGACCTGCTGGCCCAGGCCGAGCACGACGACGACGCGCTGCCGGTCCTGGTGACCACCGAGGCGGCGCTGATCGACGCGGTCCGCGGCGAGCTCGAAGCGCAGCTCGCCACCTTGCCCACGGCGCCGACCGCGCGCGTCGCGCTCGCCCATGGCTTCGCCGTGCTCGTCGATGATCTCTCCGCCGGCGTCGCGGTCTGCGATCGGCTGGCGCCTGAGCACCTCCAGCTCCACCTCGAGGATGCGCCGGCCGTGGCAGGGCGACTCCGACACTATGGCGCGTTGTTCATCGGCACACGCGCGGCAGAGGTTCTCGGCGACTACGGTGCCGGTCCCAACCACGTCTTGCCCACGGGTGGCACAGCGCGCACGACTGGGGGGCTCTCGGTGCTGACCTTCCTGCGCACGCGCACCTGGCTCCGCCTCGACGACGAGGGCGGGGACGCGGTGGTCGCCGACGCCGTGGCGCTGGCACGCCTGGAGGGTCTCGAGGCGCACGCCCGAGCGGCCGAGCGGCGCCTCCACGACGATCGCGCTCAGCGCTAG
- the hisE gene encoding phosphoribosyl-ATP diphosphatase, with translation MIIPSIDLMDGQTVQLVGGREKALDAGDPQPLAERFRLAGEIAVIDLDAALGRGSNEALVLQLLPLAACRVGGGIRDLATARRWLNAGAVKVILGTAAVPELLRELPRERVIAALDSIDGEVVVEGWRKRTGRSVIERIAELAPWVGGFLVTFVESEGRMQGIDLARVEQVLAAVRGLDVRVTVAGGVTTAKELATIDQLGADAQVGMALYKGQLELADAITAPLRSERSDGLWPTVVVDERGEALGLTYSSAESVRAAASTRSGVYHSRQRGLWNKGQTSGATQELLRIDIDCDRDALRFVVRQQGAGFCHNATRTCWGPSGGVGELARRLAARQADAPAGSYTRRLLDDPTLLRAKLLEEAAELAAAREPAQVAAEAADVIYFALVALARAGVPLEQVERELDRRALRLSRRPGDAKPAADEAPTR, from the coding sequence GTGATCATTCCTTCGATCGATCTGATGGATGGCCAGACTGTGCAGCTCGTCGGCGGGCGCGAGAAGGCGCTCGACGCCGGCGACCCGCAACCGCTCGCCGAGCGCTTCCGCCTGGCGGGGGAGATCGCCGTGATCGATCTCGACGCCGCCCTCGGCCGCGGCTCGAACGAGGCGCTGGTGCTGCAGCTGCTGCCGCTGGCGGCCTGCCGCGTCGGCGGCGGTATTCGTGATCTGGCCACGGCGCGCCGCTGGCTCAATGCTGGGGCGGTCAAGGTCATCCTCGGCACGGCGGCCGTGCCCGAGCTGCTGCGCGAGCTGCCCCGCGAACGCGTCATCGCCGCGCTCGACTCGATCGACGGCGAGGTCGTGGTCGAGGGCTGGCGCAAGCGCACCGGCCGCAGCGTGATCGAGCGCATCGCCGAGCTGGCGCCCTGGGTCGGCGGCTTCCTCGTCACCTTCGTCGAGAGCGAAGGGCGCATGCAGGGCATCGACCTCGCGCGCGTCGAGCAGGTGCTCGCGGCGGTGCGCGGGCTCGACGTACGTGTCACGGTAGCCGGTGGGGTGACGACGGCGAAAGAGCTCGCCACGATCGACCAGCTGGGTGCCGATGCCCAGGTCGGCATGGCCCTCTACAAGGGACAGCTCGAGCTCGCCGACGCGATCACGGCGCCGCTCCGTTCGGAGCGCAGCGACGGGCTTTGGCCGACCGTCGTCGTCGACGAGCGCGGCGAGGCCTTGGGGCTGACGTATTCCAGCGCCGAGAGCGTCCGCGCGGCCGCCAGCACGCGCAGCGGCGTCTACCACTCCCGTCAACGCGGGCTCTGGAACAAAGGCCAGACCTCGGGTGCGACGCAGGAGCTGCTGCGCATCGATATCGACTGCGACCGTGACGCGCTGCGCTTCGTCGTGCGCCAGCAGGGGGCTGGCTTCTGCCATAACGCGACCCGAACCTGCTGGGGACCGAGCGGGGGCGTGGGCGAGCTGGCGCGCCGGCTGGCGGCACGTCAGGCTGACGCACCGGCCGGCTCCTATACGCGGCGCTTGCTCGACGATCCGACGCTGCTCCGCGCCAAGCTGCTCGAGGAAGCCGCCGAGCTGGCTGCCGCCCGCGAACCGGCGCAGGTCGCGGCCGAGGCTGCCGACGTAATCTACTTCGCGCTGGTGGCGCTCGCCCGCGCGGGGGTGCCGCTGGAGCAGGTCGAGCGCGAGCTCGATCGCCGCGCGCTACGCCTGAGCCGTCGGCCGGGGGACGCCAAACCAGCGGCGGACGAGGCGCCGACCCGATGA
- the hisF gene encoding imidazole glycerol phosphate synthase subunit HisF — protein MLTVRIIPCLDVRDGRVVKGVRFQGLRDAGDPAMQAAAYEQQGADEIVVLDVSATPEGRATQAETVRRVRAQLSIPLTVGGGVRNADNAGTLLEAGADKVGVNTAAVDQPAVLTQIATRYGAQCTVLAIDAAYRDPQNPGAGWEVVVLSGQRRTGRDAVAWAREAVERGAGEILLTSWDRDGTRAGYDDALIAAIASAVNVPVIASGGADTPAHLLSALRAGADAVLAASIFHYGDTTPAQLKRELAAQGIAVRQ, from the coding sequence GTGCTGACAGTCCGCATCATCCCCTGCCTCGACGTGCGCGACGGGCGTGTCGTCAAGGGCGTGCGCTTTCAAGGGCTCCGCGACGCCGGCGATCCGGCGATGCAGGCTGCCGCCTACGAGCAACAGGGCGCCGACGAGATCGTCGTGCTCGATGTCTCCGCCACACCCGAGGGGCGCGCGACGCAGGCCGAGACGGTGCGCCGCGTCCGCGCGCAGCTCTCGATCCCGCTCACCGTTGGCGGCGGCGTGCGCAACGCCGACAACGCCGGCACCTTGCTCGAAGCGGGCGCCGACAAGGTCGGCGTCAACACGGCGGCCGTCGATCAGCCGGCCGTCCTGACGCAGATCGCTACGCGCTACGGCGCGCAGTGCACGGTCTTGGCAATCGACGCAGCCTATCGTGACCCGCAGAATCCGGGCGCGGGCTGGGAGGTCGTCGTGCTCTCCGGCCAGCGCCGCACGGGCCGCGATGCCGTCGCCTGGGCGCGCGAGGCCGTCGAGCGCGGCGCGGGCGAGATCCTGCTGACGAGCTGGGACCGCGATGGCACGAGGGCGGGCTATGACGACGCGCTGATCGCGGCGATCGCCAGCGCGGTCAACGTCCCGGTGATCGCCTCGGGCGGCGCCGATACGCCGGCGCACCTACTGAGCGCCTTGCGGGCCGGCGCCGATGCCGTGCTCGCCGCCTCGATCTTTCACTACGGCGACACCACGCCGGCCCAGCTCAAGCGCGAGCTGGCGGCCCAAGGAATTGCGGTGCGGCAGTGA
- the hisH gene encoding imidazole glycerol phosphate synthase subunit HisH — MVPDAPLVVQVVRTGVANIASVLAGLRRLGAEPTLTEDPRAVAEARAVVLPGVGAFGAGMERLREAKLEGVLRERVAAGQPTLAVCLGLQLLCEGSEESPGVAGLGVLPSTVRRFSPAAQGPQPVRVPQLGWNEVLPQAEDGLLERGFAYFANSYRLDSAPPGWAWARSEHGGPFVAALERGAVLACQFHPELSGPWGAALLGRWLARASATR; from the coding sequence ATGGTCCCCGACGCTCCTCTGGTCGTTCAGGTTGTTCGCACGGGCGTGGCCAACATCGCCTCGGTGCTGGCGGGGCTGCGCCGTCTTGGGGCCGAGCCCACCCTGACCGAGGACCCACGGGCAGTCGCCGAGGCGAGGGCCGTGGTGTTGCCGGGCGTCGGCGCCTTCGGCGCGGGCATGGAGCGGCTGCGCGAGGCCAAGCTCGAGGGCGTGCTGCGTGAGCGCGTCGCCGCCGGGCAGCCCACGCTGGCCGTCTGTCTGGGCCTGCAGCTGCTCTGCGAGGGCAGCGAGGAGAGCCCCGGCGTCGCCGGTCTCGGCGTCTTGCCCAGCACGGTGCGGCGCTTCTCGCCGGCGGCGCAGGGCCCACAGCCCGTGCGCGTGCCGCAGCTCGGCTGGAACGAGGTCCTGCCGCAGGCCGAGGACGGCCTGCTCGAGCGCGGCTTCGCCTATTTTGCCAACTCCTACCGGCTCGACAGCGCACCCCCGGGCTGGGCCTGGGCGCGCAGCGAACACGGCGGCCCCTTCGTGGCGGCGCTCGAGCGCGGGGCCGTGCTCGCCTGTCAGTTCCACCCCGAGCTCTCCGGACCCTGGGGCGCGGCGTTGCTCGGGCGCTGGCTCGCGCGGGCCAGCGCGACGCGCTGA
- the hisB gene encoding imidazoleglycerol-phosphate dehydratase HisB has protein sequence MLFTKPSPASGPRRASVSRRTGETAITATLVLDGRGASEVATGIGFLDHLLSALTKHAGFDLELRCAGDLQVDDHHSAEDCALTLGSALDQALGERRGIVRFGSAYAPLDEALARAVVDLSGRPFAAISLGLERGVLGGLACENIGHVLSSLAVAARATLHVDVLRGANDHHRAEAAFKATALALRQAVARSAGGGQAVPSTKGVL, from the coding sequence ATGCTCTTCACGAAGCCCAGCCCCGCCTCCGGACCACGCCGCGCCAGCGTCTCGCGCCGGACCGGCGAGACCGCGATCACGGCCACGCTGGTGCTCGACGGTCGGGGCGCGAGCGAGGTGGCTACCGGCATCGGCTTTCTCGACCACCTGCTCAGCGCGCTGACCAAGCACGCCGGCTTCGACCTCGAGCTGCGCTGCGCTGGCGATCTTCAGGTCGACGATCACCACAGCGCCGAGGACTGCGCCTTGACCCTCGGCAGCGCGCTCGATCAGGCGCTCGGCGAGCGGCGCGGGATCGTGCGTTTCGGCTCGGCCTACGCGCCCCTCGACGAGGCGCTGGCCCGGGCGGTCGTCGACCTCTCCGGGCGCCCCTTCGCGGCCATCTCCCTCGGGCTCGAGCGCGGCGTGCTCGGCGGACTGGCCTGCGAGAACATCGGCCACGTGCTCAGCTCCCTGGCGGTGGCGGCACGCGCGACGCTGCACGTCGACGTGCTGCGCGGCGCCAACGACCACCACCGCGCAGAGGCGGCCTTCAAGGCGACGGCGCTGGCGCTGCGCCAAGCCGTGGCCCGCAGCGCGGGCGGCGGGCAGGCCGTGCCCAGCACCAAGGGAGTGCTCTGA
- a CDS encoding TIGR01548 family HAD-type hydrolase, with amino-acid sequence MAGPYPLPAVLLFDLDGVLADVSRSYRRAILDTGATYGITISAEQVRAAKAAGHANNDWELTWRLLGAAGVEATQAAVTARFEALYQGTADAPGLRQSETLLVARAWLEQLAARLPLGLVTGRPRRDTERFLAQHGITGVFRTLVCMEDAPAKPDPAPVRLALRALEATTAWFIGDTPDDVRAALAAGVLPFGIAAPGDDVALAHATLREAGALCLLERVEELAGLLDAAAPPLKTAPL; translated from the coding sequence ATGGCCGGGCCCTACCCGCTGCCGGCCGTGCTGCTCTTCGATCTCGACGGCGTGCTGGCCGACGTCTCGCGCTCCTACCGGCGCGCGATCCTCGACACTGGCGCGACCTACGGAATCACGATCAGCGCCGAGCAGGTCAGGGCGGCAAAGGCCGCCGGTCACGCCAACAACGACTGGGAGCTGACCTGGCGCCTGCTCGGCGCGGCCGGGGTCGAGGCCACGCAGGCCGCGGTCACGGCACGCTTCGAGGCGCTCTACCAGGGCACGGCCGACGCGCCCGGGCTGCGCCAGAGCGAGACGCTGCTGGTCGCGCGAGCGTGGCTCGAGCAGCTGGCCGCGCGCCTACCGCTGGGACTGGTCACCGGCCGGCCGCGCCGCGATACAGAGCGCTTTCTCGCGCAGCACGGCATCACCGGCGTCTTTCGCACCTTGGTCTGCATGGAGGATGCGCCGGCCAAGCCCGATCCCGCGCCGGTGCGACTGGCCCTGCGCGCGCTGGAGGCCACCACGGCCTGGTTCATCGGTGATACCCCCGACGACGTGCGCGCCGCGCTGGCGGCCGGCGTCCTCCCCTTCGGCATCGCCGCGCCGGGCGATGACGTCGCGCTGGCCCACGCCACCCTGCGTGAGGCTGGCGCGCTTTGCCTGCTCGAGCGCGTCGAGGAGCTCGCGGGCCTCCTCGACGCGGCGGCACCGCCCTTGAAAACGGCCCCTCTTTGA
- the hisG gene encoding ATP phosphoribosyltransferase: protein MERSEQTPKDETGAVLRLALPKGSMQEGVFRLLGEAGVHVRGGGRSYRPTLSLAGFETKMLKPQNIVEMLHLGSRDLGFAGADWVAELEAELVELLDTGLDPVGIVAAVPRALLVEGELPTRRLVVASEYERLTRRWIAARGLDATFVRSYGATEVFPPDDADCIVDNSATGSTLRENGLTICDELMRSSTRLYAHPRVLDDAPRAAAIERFVLLLRSVLEARRRVMIEVNVTAEALEAVVATLPCLREPTIAPLHGAAGYAVKAAVPRDELPRLIPEIKARGGTDIVVTQLAQIVP, encoded by the coding sequence ATGGAACGAAGCGAGCAGACTCCAAAGGACGAGACCGGCGCCGTGCTGCGACTGGCGTTGCCGAAGGGCAGCATGCAGGAGGGGGTGTTTCGCCTGCTGGGCGAGGCGGGCGTGCATGTGCGAGGGGGCGGGCGCAGCTATCGGCCGACGCTCTCGCTGGCCGGCTTCGAGACGAAGATGCTCAAGCCGCAGAACATCGTCGAGATGCTGCACCTCGGCTCGCGCGATCTCGGCTTCGCCGGCGCCGACTGGGTCGCCGAGCTCGAGGCCGAGCTGGTCGAGCTGCTCGACACCGGCCTCGATCCGGTCGGCATCGTCGCCGCTGTACCGCGCGCCCTGCTGGTCGAGGGCGAGCTGCCGACGCGGCGCCTCGTCGTCGCCTCGGAGTACGAGCGGCTGACGCGGCGCTGGATCGCCGCCCGCGGGCTCGACGCGACCTTCGTCCGCTCCTATGGCGCGACCGAGGTCTTTCCGCCCGATGACGCCGACTGCATCGTCGACAACAGCGCCACCGGGTCGACGCTGCGCGAGAACGGGCTGACGATCTGCGACGAGCTGATGCGCTCCTCGACGCGCCTCTACGCGCATCCACGCGTGCTCGATGACGCCCCGCGCGCGGCGGCGATCGAGCGCTTCGTGCTGCTGCTGCGCTCGGTGCTCGAGGCGCGGCGGCGCGTGATGATCGAGGTCAATGTGACGGCCGAGGCGCTGGAGGCCGTCGTCGCAACGCTGCCTTGCCTGCGCGAACCGACGATCGCGCCGCTCCACGGCGCGGCCGGCTATGCGGTCAAGGCGGCCGTGCCGCGTGACGAGCTGCCGCGGCTGATCCCCGAGATCAAGGCCCGCGGCGGCACGGACATCGTCGTCACCCAGCTGGCGCAGATCGTGCCCTGA
- a CDS encoding methyltransferase: protein MPEALAALLAAARDPGYTPAAAALEPLLDALAQVDERTARVLVRVLARRAAAAAALAVARFASAPAAARPWLCELVGRVASEARDPALADGLADGLADGLAEWLVARLDDPDARSRRRAIVALGKLADPRHEAALLARWAQTTALPEQRALAAALGRLGRQATLRALAQPLPTDPELERIAEQARAKVARDALRATPGRIDDQASAARPPTLLLHVRAGLEALLLEELPAGLAPRLLAPGRVAITLRGPLRQLWAARTFLDCGFPLPLQRLDPRATALATAAGEGPPAGEEAAPPALPALATAVVEALTSPLALEIFRTFTSGPPRYRLEWAQGGARRALTWRLAAEVTRREPSLINDPRDALWQVVVSERVYRGAPTAALELWPRGLHDPRFDYRVSALPASSHPTLAAALARVGGVEPDDVVWDPFVGAATELIERARLGGALRLYGTDHDPAALEAAAQNVQAAGVAGVELVRADARTWRPPEPVSLVITNPPMGRRLLAGSGVGTLLQAMLSQAAAALRPGGRVVLLSPLPALTLQQAEQEGLRATRRQRVDMGGFNAELQCFVARGRVAARGTRGPAGRSGPPAGPGGARGRVLRTRAESS from the coding sequence ATGCCGGAGGCTTTAGCAGCGTTGCTCGCCGCCGCCCGCGATCCTGGCTATACGCCGGCGGCCGCGGCGCTCGAGCCTCTGCTCGACGCGCTGGCGCAGGTCGACGAGCGCACCGCGCGCGTGCTGGTGCGCGTGCTCGCGCGTCGCGCTGCTGCGGCTGCAGCCTTGGCGGTGGCGCGCTTCGCATCGGCGCCCGCGGCGGCGCGGCCGTGGCTCTGCGAGCTGGTCGGTCGCGTGGCGAGCGAGGCCCGCGATCCGGCGCTCGCCGACGGGCTCGCCGACGGGCTCGCCGACGGGCTCGCCGAGTGGCTCGTCGCGCGACTCGATGACCCGGACGCGCGCAGCCGACGTCGGGCGATCGTTGCGCTGGGCAAGCTGGCCGATCCACGCCACGAGGCGGCGTTGCTGGCGCGTTGGGCGCAGACCACCGCGCTGCCTGAGCAGCGCGCGCTCGCGGCGGCCCTCGGCCGGCTGGGTCGTCAGGCGACGCTGCGGGCGCTGGCGCAGCCGCTGCCGACCGACCCCGAGCTCGAGCGCATCGCCGAACAGGCCCGCGCCAAGGTCGCCCGCGACGCGCTGCGCGCGACGCCCGGCCGGATCGACGACCAGGCCAGCGCGGCGCGGCCACCGACGCTCTTGCTGCACGTCCGCGCGGGGCTGGAAGCGCTCTTGCTCGAGGAGCTGCCCGCCGGACTGGCGCCGCGGCTGCTGGCCCCAGGACGCGTGGCGATCACCTTGCGCGGGCCCTTGCGGCAGCTCTGGGCCGCGAGGACCTTCCTCGACTGCGGCTTCCCACTGCCGCTGCAGCGCCTCGATCCGAGGGCCACGGCGCTGGCGACGGCGGCAGGGGAGGGGCCTCCGGCAGGGGAGGAAGCTGCTCCGCCCGCGCTGCCGGCCTTGGCGACCGCGGTGGTCGAAGCGCTGACCAGTCCGCTCGCGTTGGAGATCTTTCGCACCTTCACCAGCGGCCCGCCGCGCTATCGCCTCGAGTGGGCCCAGGGGGGCGCGCGACGCGCACTGACCTGGCGGCTCGCCGCCGAGGTGACGCGACGCGAGCCCTCGCTGATCAACGACCCGCGCGACGCGCTCTGGCAGGTCGTCGTTTCCGAGCGGGTGTATCGTGGGGCGCCGACGGCGGCGTTGGAGCTGTGGCCGCGCGGGCTGCACGATCCGCGCTTCGACTACCGCGTGAGTGCACTCCCCGCCTCCTCGCATCCGACCCTCGCTGCCGCGTTGGCGCGCGTCGGCGGTGTCGAGCCGGATGACGTGGTCTGGGACCCCTTCGTCGGCGCGGCGACCGAGCTGATCGAGCGCGCGCGCCTGGGCGGCGCCCTGAGGCTCTACGGCACGGATCACGATCCGGCGGCGCTCGAGGCCGCCGCGCAGAATGTGCAGGCGGCGGGGGTGGCGGGGGTCGAGCTGGTGCGGGCCGATGCGCGCACCTGGCGGCCTCCGGAGCCGGTCTCGCTGGTCATCACCAACCCTCCGATGGGGCGCCGGTTGCTCGCCGGTTCGGGCGTCGGCACGCTGCTCCAGGCCATGCTGAGCCAGGCTGCGGCGGCGCTGCGCCCCGGCGGACGCGTCGTGCTGCTCTCGCCGCTGCCCGCGCTCACGCTGCAGCAGGCCGAGCAGGAGGGGCTGCGCGCCACGCGGCGCCAGCGCGTCGACATGGGGGGCTTCAACGCCGAGCTGCAGTGCTTCGTCGCGCGCGGGCGCGTTGCTGCCCGCGGGACGCGAGGACCGGCCGGGCGCTCGGGGCCGCCTGCGGGCCCTGGTGGCGCTCGGGGCCGCGTGCTAAGAACCCGCGCGGAGTCCAGCTAA
- the trpB gene encoding tryptophan synthase subunit beta, protein MQQNGRFGEFGGSYVPQILVPALEQLEQAFLAAQQDAAFQQELEALLRDYAGRPTPLYRCRNLCAATGVRLYLKREDLLHGGAHKTNQVLGQALLARRLGKTRLIAETGAGQHGVATALAGALFGLQTQIYMGAKDVARQQPNVFRMRLMGAEVIPVENGSRSLKDAINEALRDWAQSFPTTHYVLGTVAGPHPFPLMVRELQRVIGREARAQLLAAEGRLPDAVIACVGGGSNAIGIFSDFVDDAAVELIGVEAAGHGLASGRHGATLQAGIPGVLHGSRTMLLQDEDGQIIESHSIAAGLDYPGVGPEHAALQASGRARYVGITDGEALAAFRALARHEGIIPALESAHALAYAMQRAAEVAPESLLLVNLSGRGDKDLQQVMQLEPTSVEVGHA, encoded by the coding sequence ATGCAGCAAAATGGCCGATTCGGTGAGTTTGGCGGCAGCTACGTGCCCCAGATTCTGGTGCCGGCGCTGGAGCAGCTCGAGCAGGCTTTTCTCGCGGCGCAGCAGGACGCGGCGTTTCAGCAGGAGCTTGAGGCGCTGCTGCGCGACTATGCGGGGCGCCCCACACCGCTCTATCGCTGTCGCAATCTCTGCGCCGCGACCGGCGTCAGGCTCTACCTCAAGCGTGAAGACCTCTTGCACGGCGGCGCGCACAAGACGAATCAGGTTCTAGGCCAGGCCCTGCTGGCCCGGCGCCTCGGCAAGACGCGCCTGATCGCCGAGACCGGTGCCGGTCAACATGGGGTGGCGACGGCGCTGGCGGGCGCGCTCTTTGGCCTGCAGACGCAGATTTACATGGGCGCCAAGGACGTCGCACGCCAGCAGCCGAACGTCTTTCGCATGCGCCTGATGGGGGCCGAGGTGATCCCCGTCGAGAATGGCTCGCGCTCGCTGAAGGATGCGATCAACGAGGCGCTGCGCGACTGGGCTCAGAGCTTCCCGACGACGCACTATGTATTGGGCACGGTTGCCGGTCCGCATCCCTTTCCGCTGATGGTGCGCGAGCTGCAGCGCGTGATTGGTCGCGAGGCGCGGGCCCAGCTCCTCGCGGCCGAGGGGCGACTGCCTGACGCCGTGATCGCCTGCGTCGGGGGCGGTTCGAACGCCATCGGTATCTTCTCCGACTTCGTTGACGACGCGGCGGTCGAGCTGATCGGCGTCGAGGCGGCGGGGCATGGTCTGGCGAGCGGGCGACACGGGGCGACCCTGCAGGCCGGTATCCCTGGCGTGCTGCACGGCTCGCGCACGATGCTCCTGCAGGACGAGGACGGTCAGATCATCGAGTCGCATTCGATCGCCGCCGGCCTCGACTATCCGGGCGTTGGTCCCGAGCACGCCGCGCTGCAGGCCAGCGGGCGCGCGCGCTACGTCGGCATCACCGACGGTGAGGCCCTCGCCGCCTTTCGCGCCCTGGCGCGCCATGAGGGGATCATCCCGGCGCTGGAGAGCGCCCATGCGCTCGCCTATGCGATGCAGCGCGCGGCCGAGGTCGCGCCTGAAAGCCTGCTGCTGGTCAATCTCTCCGGCCGTGGTGACAAGGACCTGCAGCAGGTGATGCAGCTCGAGCCCACGAGCGTGGAGGTCGGCCATGCCTGA
- the trpA gene encoding tryptophan synthase subunit alpha has protein sequence MPERYAPLFERLRAAGEGAFVPFSVLGDPDPATSLEIVRTLVEAGADALELGLPFSDPVADGPTIQAADVRALAAGTRLQHAWALIRALRDEFPALPIGLLVYANLVERHGAPAFYATAAAAGVDSVLVADLPTLEAPPYVAAALAAGISPVLIATPSCSDTTLSEIARLGAAYTYVVARSGVTGADMTAPALDGRLLERLAAVQAAPALLGFGIAHPEHVRTALALGAAGAISGSAIVQRIERHLDAPSEMLRVLAAFVREMKAATRQAG, from the coding sequence ATGCCTGAGCGCTACGCTCCGCTCTTCGAGCGGCTGCGCGCCGCGGGCGAGGGCGCCTTCGTGCCCTTCAGCGTGCTCGGCGACCCCGATCCGGCGACCAGCCTCGAGATCGTGCGGACCCTGGTCGAGGCCGGAGCGGACGCGCTCGAGCTCGGCCTGCCCTTCTCCGACCCCGTCGCGGATGGCCCGACGATTCAGGCCGCCGACGTGCGCGCGCTCGCCGCTGGCACGCGCTTGCAGCACGCCTGGGCCCTGATCCGCGCCCTGCGGGACGAGTTTCCTGCGCTGCCGATCGGGCTCTTGGTCTACGCCAATCTCGTCGAGCGCCACGGCGCGCCGGCCTTCTACGCGACCGCGGCCGCCGCCGGGGTGGACTCGGTGCTGGTCGCCGACCTGCCGACCTTGGAGGCTCCGCCCTACGTCGCTGCGGCCCTCGCGGCCGGGATCTCGCCCGTGCTGATCGCCACGCCGAGCTGTTCCGACACGACCCTCAGCGAGATTGCGCGCCTCGGCGCCGCTTATACCTACGTCGTCGCGCGCAGCGGCGTCACGGGCGCCGACATGACCGCGCCCGCGCTCGATGGCCGACTCCTCGAGCGGCTGGCTGCGGTGCAGGCGGCCCCGGCCTTGCTCGGCTTCGGCATCGCGCATCCCGAGCATGTGCGCACCGCGCTCGCGCTGGGCGCCGCGGGCGCGATCAGCGGCTCGGCGATCGTGCAGCGTATCGAGCGCCACCTCGACGCCCCGAGCGAGATGCTGCGGGTCTTGGCCGCCTTCGTGCGCGAGATGAAGGCCGCGACGCGGCAGGCCGGCTAG